A genomic stretch from Desulfolutivibrio sulfodismutans DSM 3696 includes:
- a CDS encoding ion channel — MNFRHIVFVAAFFVALPFLAYLLYLSHSQSVDPTQIIFLAFAFSVTFPTLILLSLLLFRSLLVLVLALPAYIALIIAGYTRTYMAFGISCSGQATQTLRDCLYYSVATFTNTGCPDCAPTPDLRILAASESFFGYLALGVFCSCLIVILVRLIASDKLRH, encoded by the coding sequence ATGAACTTTCGCCATATCGTCTTTGTCGCCGCCTTTTTCGTGGCCCTGCCCTTTTTGGCCTATCTGCTGTATTTAAGCCACAGCCAGAGCGTGGACCCCACCCAGATCATTTTCCTGGCCTTTGCCTTCTCGGTGACCTTCCCCACCCTGATCCTGTTGTCCCTGCTGCTCTTCCGCAGCCTGCTGGTGCTGGTTCTGGCCCTTCCGGCCTATATCGCCCTGATCATCGCCGGGTACACCCGGACCTACATGGCCTTCGGCATTTCGTGCTCAGGCCAGGCGACCCAGACCCTGCGCGACTGCCTGTATTACAGCGTGGCCACCTTCACCAACACCGGCTGCCCGGACTGCGCCCCCACCCCTGATCTCCGCATCCTGGCCGCCTCCGAGTCCTTTTTCGGCTACTTGGCCTTGGGCGTGTTCTGCTCCTGCCTGATCGTCATTTTGGTGCGGCTCATCGCCTCGGACAAGCTGCGCCACTAG
- a CDS encoding chemotaxis protein CheA: MTMDQAVSTYRDEALELLAELERAILDLEANPLDKERMAACFRAMHTIKGGGAMFGFEEISRFTHEIETTFDMVRNGKLAVTPKLLNATLAAGDHIKALLFVAEGPPPDDLLARSEELLTVYRQMLAEIGLATSEGPQAAAKTAKATDPTNAPLPTVPDGTDACDLPDAGPPVMYWIHFAPATDLLANGTEPLGLFEELAALGPYRAQAHGEDIPALDDPGYDPEGLHAAYDILLMTCRGENAIRDVFLFVEDSCRLAVIPLVPGRLRGADFEEFLPFFAQMAPGEDQNVAASRLRTLVEGKLRQVEAIRTKGQPKEQTPKQKQDTAPASASLRVDSAKLDALVNMVGELVILQSRLRQAVKGENMAAASDVDEDLERLTDAMRDSALELRMLPIGTVFSVFLRLVRDLSASLGKEAGFVAEGAETELDKTVIDRLKDPLIHIIRNSMDHGIEPPDERTRAGKPPAGRIVLSAGHSGGNVVIRIHDDGRGVDPARIRKKAVERGLLSPDADVSEKELLALLFEPGFSTADKVSDVSGRGVGMDVVKKNIEAMRGTVDMENTPGQGTTTVITLPLTLAIIDGFNVRVGEESYIVPLTNLRGFQERFLTGQPRQVESIERMGHLIPLVSLRRLFAVPGRQPDYERVVIVEADGEMTGIAVDVVVGRQQAVIKSLDESYRYLKWIAGTTINGDGSISLILDVPRLLRMAREQYERTEEREALT; this comes from the coding sequence ATGACCATGGATCAGGCCGTATCGACCTACCGCGACGAGGCCCTGGAGCTTCTGGCCGAACTCGAGCGGGCGATTCTCGACCTTGAAGCCAATCCCTTGGACAAGGAGAGGATGGCGGCCTGCTTCCGGGCCATGCACACCATCAAGGGCGGCGGGGCCATGTTCGGCTTCGAGGAAATCTCGCGATTCACCCACGAGATCGAAACCACCTTCGACATGGTGCGCAACGGCAAACTGGCGGTCACCCCCAAGCTTCTTAACGCCACCCTCGCGGCCGGGGACCACATCAAGGCCCTGCTGTTCGTTGCCGAGGGACCGCCCCCGGACGATCTTCTGGCCCGTTCGGAGGAGCTTTTGACCGTCTACCGCCAGATGTTGGCGGAAATCGGCCTGGCCACGTCCGAAGGGCCACAGGCGGCGGCGAAGACGGCGAAGGCGACGGACCCGACGAACGCGCCGCTTCCAACTGTGCCGGACGGAACGGACGCCTGCGACCTGCCCGACGCCGGGCCTCCGGTGATGTATTGGATCCATTTTGCGCCCGCTACGGATCTCTTGGCCAACGGCACCGAACCTCTGGGGCTCTTCGAGGAACTGGCAGCCCTGGGACCGTACCGGGCCCAGGCCCATGGTGAAGACATCCCGGCCCTGGACGACCCAGGATACGATCCCGAGGGACTCCACGCCGCCTACGACATCCTGCTCATGACCTGCCGGGGCGAAAACGCCATCCGCGACGTGTTCCTCTTCGTGGAAGACTCCTGCCGACTGGCCGTGATCCCCCTGGTTCCCGGCAGGCTCCGGGGGGCGGACTTTGAAGAATTCCTCCCCTTTTTCGCGCAGATGGCCCCGGGCGAGGACCAAAACGTGGCCGCCTCGCGGCTGCGAACCCTGGTGGAGGGCAAGCTGCGCCAGGTGGAGGCCATCCGGACCAAGGGGCAGCCCAAGGAGCAGACCCCGAAACAAAAGCAGGACACGGCCCCGGCCAGCGCCTCCCTGCGCGTGGACTCGGCCAAGCTCGACGCCCTGGTGAACATGGTCGGGGAACTGGTCATTCTCCAATCCCGCCTGCGCCAGGCGGTCAAGGGCGAAAACATGGCCGCCGCCTCCGATGTGGACGAGGATTTGGAGCGGCTTACCGACGCCATGCGCGACAGCGCCCTGGAACTGCGCATGCTGCCCATCGGCACGGTCTTTTCCGTCTTTTTACGGCTGGTTCGCGACCTGTCCGCCTCCCTGGGGAAGGAAGCCGGCTTTGTGGCCGAGGGGGCGGAAACGGAACTCGACAAGACGGTCATCGACCGCCTCAAGGATCCCCTCATCCACATCATCCGCAACAGCATGGACCACGGCATCGAACCCCCCGACGAACGCACCCGGGCCGGAAAGCCTCCGGCCGGGCGCATCGTCCTGTCCGCCGGCCATTCCGGCGGCAACGTGGTCATCCGCATCCATGACGATGGCCGGGGCGTCGATCCGGCCCGCATCCGCAAAAAGGCCGTGGAACGGGGCCTGCTGTCTCCGGACGCCGACGTGTCCGAAAAAGAGCTCCTGGCCCTTTTGTTTGAGCCGGGGTTCTCCACGGCCGACAAGGTCTCCGACGTCTCGGGCCGGGGCGTGGGCATGGACGTGGTGAAAAAGAACATCGAGGCCATGCGCGGCACGGTGGACATGGAAAACACCCCCGGCCAGGGCACGACCACGGTCATCACCCTGCCCCTGACCCTGGCCATCATCGACGGCTTCAACGTGCGGGTGGGAGAAGAATCCTACATCGTTCCCCTGACCAATCTGCGCGGTTTCCAGGAACGCTTCCTCACCGGCCAGCCCCGCCAGGTGGAGTCCATCGAGCGCATGGGGCATCTCATCCCCCTGGTCAGCCTGCGGCGGCTGTTCGCCGTGCCCGGCAGGCAGCCGGACTATGAGCGGGTGGTGATCGTGGAGGCCGACGGGGAGATGACCGGCATCGCCGTGGATGTGGTCGTGGGACGCCAGCAGGCGGTGATCAAGAGCCTGGACGAATCCTACCGCTATCTCAAGTGGATCGCCGGAACCACCATCAACGGCGACGGGAGCATTTCGCTTATCCTGGATGTGCCGCGACTGTTGCGCATGGCCAGGGAGCAGTACGAACGCACGGAAGAGCGGGAGGCGCTCACCTGA
- a CDS encoding chemotaxis protein CheW, whose amino-acid sequence MMQEEGAGYRFLTFTLGEVFFALDISSVREILDLQDITRIPGAPDYMRGVVNVRGTAVPVMDLRMKFGLGRVEKTLNTRVVIVELIKNEATSVVGAMADSVKEVLELEPEAIDPPPAMGATVRTDFIRGIGKHGGRFILILDVGKVFTSEEILDVARVVEDAARDAGTATA is encoded by the coding sequence ATGATGCAGGAAGAAGGAGCCGGATACCGTTTTCTGACATTCACCCTGGGCGAGGTGTTTTTCGCCCTGGACATCTCTTCGGTTCGCGAGATCCTTGATCTCCAGGACATCACCCGCATCCCCGGCGCGCCGGACTATATGCGCGGGGTGGTCAACGTGCGGGGAACCGCCGTGCCGGTCATGGATCTGCGCATGAAATTCGGGCTGGGGCGGGTGGAAAAGACCCTCAACACCCGCGTGGTCATTGTGGAACTCATAAAAAACGAAGCCACTTCGGTGGTGGGGGCCATGGCCGACTCGGTCAAGGAAGTTCTGGAGCTCGAGCCCGAGGCCATTGATCCGCCTCCGGCCATGGGGGCCACCGTGCGCACGGATTTCATCCGGGGCATCGGCAAGCACGGCGGCCGGTTCATCCTGATCCTGGACGTGGGCAAGGTCTTCACCAGCGAGGAAATCCTGGATGTGGCCCGGGTCGTCGAGGATGCCGCCAGGGATGCCGGGACCGCAACGGCCTGA
- a CDS encoding methyl-accepting chemotaxis protein, with amino-acid sequence MFANLRIAVKLGIGFGLLLLFTAVVAFVGWLSLGAIADRADKTEGVNTIVAETLQARMDVLYFMDAKDASRVEQFKKRVEAVLTQAATLKASFKNIANREKMDAITAAIKNYDEGFMKYIEAERSRDATIKEMVAAAAGLQQTAETLTKRASADASQGAGGVGSSGLRIADITRNFLLSRIEVLYYLWRGDKARAENAKASLDAVVAAGKELAAQSAQADEKALLADIGVKAEAYKSRIDDVVKAGDTQAALVKDMAVMAGNVSNQAEGALAAQKESMAADSRQATITSLTVSAVAVLVGILFAFFITRAIRNGVNRAYRVAEAVAAGNTEEDVVAASTDEIGQLLGAMGRMIEAERTASRIASNLADGDLTVEVVPRSDKDEMFRSFREMVEKLREVVSEVQAGAENVASGSEQMSASSESLSQGSTEQAAAVEESSAAMEEMASSISQNADNAKQTEAIAVKAAHDAEESGLAVNQAVAAMKVIAGKISIIEEIARQTDLLALNAAVEAARAGEHGKGFAVVASEVRKLAERSQGAASEITELSRSSTDIAARAGDLLSKLVPDIQKTADLIQEINAASQEQSSGAGQVNKALQQLDQVIQQNAAASEELASTAEELSAQAEQLQATIAFFDIGQRETRRPAALPQSQTRTPMRRPAKAAPAARPAQAAKPGGLKLRMSEGPSAKGGDDDDFESF; translated from the coding sequence ATGTTCGCCAATCTTCGAATCGCGGTCAAACTGGGCATCGGCTTTGGGCTTTTGCTGCTCTTCACCGCCGTCGTAGCCTTCGTAGGCTGGCTCAGCCTCGGCGCCATCGCCGACCGGGCCGACAAGACGGAAGGGGTAAACACCATCGTGGCCGAAACCCTTCAGGCCCGCATGGACGTCCTCTATTTCATGGACGCCAAAGACGCCTCAAGGGTGGAGCAGTTCAAGAAGCGGGTGGAGGCCGTCCTCACCCAGGCGGCCACCCTCAAGGCCAGCTTTAAAAATATCGCCAATCGGGAAAAGATGGACGCCATCACCGCAGCCATCAAAAATTACGACGAAGGGTTCATGAAATACATCGAGGCCGAGCGCTCGCGCGACGCCACGATCAAGGAGATGGTGGCCGCGGCGGCAGGCCTGCAACAGACGGCCGAGACCCTGACCAAACGCGCCAGCGCCGACGCGTCCCAGGGGGCAGGCGGCGTTGGATCGTCCGGGCTCAGGATCGCCGACATCACCCGGAACTTCCTGCTCTCGCGCATCGAGGTGCTCTACTACCTGTGGCGGGGGGACAAGGCCCGCGCGGAGAACGCCAAGGCCAGCCTGGACGCGGTTGTCGCAGCAGGCAAGGAACTGGCCGCCCAAAGCGCCCAGGCCGACGAAAAGGCCCTCCTGGCGGACATCGGGGTCAAGGCCGAGGCCTACAAGAGCCGCATCGACGACGTGGTCAAGGCCGGGGACACCCAGGCCGCCCTGGTCAAGGACATGGCGGTCATGGCCGGAAACGTGAGCAATCAGGCTGAAGGGGCCCTTGCCGCACAGAAGGAGAGCATGGCCGCCGACTCCCGCCAGGCCACCATCACCAGCCTGACCGTGTCCGCCGTGGCCGTGCTGGTGGGCATCCTTTTCGCCTTTTTCATCACCCGGGCCATCCGAAACGGCGTGAACCGGGCCTACCGCGTGGCCGAGGCCGTGGCCGCCGGCAACACCGAAGAGGACGTCGTGGCCGCAAGCACCGACGAGATCGGCCAACTCCTCGGGGCCATGGGGCGCATGATCGAGGCCGAACGCACGGCGTCGCGAATCGCCTCCAACCTGGCCGACGGGGATCTGACCGTGGAGGTCGTGCCGCGCTCGGACAAGGACGAGATGTTCCGGTCCTTCCGGGAAATGGTGGAGAAGCTGCGCGAGGTGGTTTCCGAGGTCCAGGCCGGGGCCGAAAACGTGGCCTCGGGCAGCGAACAGATGAGCGCCTCCTCGGAATCCCTGTCTCAGGGCTCCACAGAACAGGCGGCGGCCGTGGAGGAATCCTCGGCGGCCATGGAAGAGATGGCCTCCAGCATCAGCCAGAATGCGGACAACGCCAAGCAGACCGAGGCCATTGCGGTCAAGGCCGCGCACGACGCCGAGGAATCCGGATTGGCCGTGAACCAGGCCGTGGCGGCCATGAAGGTGATCGCGGGAAAAATCTCCATCATTGAGGAAATCGCCCGCCAGACGGATCTTCTGGCCTTAAACGCCGCTGTGGAGGCGGCCCGGGCCGGGGAGCACGGCAAGGGCTTCGCCGTGGTGGCCTCGGAGGTGCGCAAGCTGGCCGAGCGCAGCCAGGGAGCGGCCTCGGAGATCACGGAACTGTCGCGGTCAAGCACCGACATCGCGGCCCGGGCCGGGGATCTCTTGAGCAAACTCGTGCCGGACATTCAAAAGACCGCCGACCTGATCCAGGAAATCAACGCCGCCAGCCAGGAGCAAAGCTCCGGGGCCGGACAGGTCAACAAGGCCCTGCAACAGCTCGACCAGGTCATCCAGCAAAACGCGGCGGCCTCCGAGGAACTGGCCTCCACGGCGGAGGAATTGTCGGCCCAGGCCGAGCAGCTCCAGGCCACCATCGCCTTTTTCGACATCGGCCAGCGAGAGACCAGGCGTCCCGCCGCCCTGCCCCAGTCTCAGACCCGGACGCCCATGCGCCGTCCGGCCAAGGCGGCCCCAGCCGCCAGACCCGCCCAGGCCGCCAAGCCCGGCGGCCTCAAGCTGCGCATGTCCGAGGGACCGTCGGCCAAGGGCGGCGATGACGATGATTTCGAAAGTTTTTAA
- a CDS encoding autotransporter outer membrane beta-barrel domain-containing protein: MAQTAYPVTTTNPTGVGSLAQAVADINVSGQPGLVNFMAGSAGTISLSGGLTLNQTASFVNASGGDVAVTLSGATNVTTLTAASLGTVDGANVISFSAQSTGDNATAIASAGSLAIDAFGYAGNATAEAGGDGAFGIRGDTGLSIGSMDGVVSAQAAGDGAFGLSSGGSVSIGSWRQGAVMAVAGGSNASGVSAGGDLTLGTMSYGQIMATTLGSDACGLSAAGDIAIGTMTDTLIVAQAGTGDAYGIVSQGNLTITTLGEGIIYALTPGDRAYALSAVGDVSIGRLEGAVVGVAQGDDAVGILGNGAVTIGTLAEDAVVGASADSGSIAIDAMNGDITVDALQGIVMAIAESGEAVGLRTDAGYHVVIGGMSSDGYIQVVSDVGSAFGIASGGDVVLGGLSGTVDVFSGGNTAVGIQAQGGIHGAGGGSAILSGEVSAEAEGLAVAVAAAGPMDLYVTGVLAGVDASGGGQGYAIRAGVSDGAGGWIVGTADNRVSLGTGATLFGAVDLGIGGNNTLGLVGTGAVDNLFLGVDHLVAGDGLSAANWNLSLSAGNASIFGDLAVGVLATLRINENVTITGDTQNDGSLVIDLGADKTYGGDITGTGSLIKDGDAVLTLAGDNSYSGGTAVMEGLLRVTGTLDSSQYHIFSGAAFQTWQDVTLHRTSLVAGTLTAPLVAVAGDGTLLGTGTINGNVVNNGVIAPGTSIGTMTVNGNLTLAGGGVLAMEINPFASDLMLVSGLTTLGGALSLDVAQGFYRQGQSYTLISSAGGLAGGFQNVAASGSPFLVFSLSTTATDVTATVNRLPYTIAAASGNAAAAGLGLTGATLAATPALQQILGSVDFMSTAQVSEGLAQLSPEPYSALVETSFSAMRLFSDTIRDRAYAKRRGGETLLAAFPGGDISRLPQLASSGGLRDIGGTGAGQAGAGDGFGLFVKPVGQYQTFDNGHNRTGFQSWQYGVMAGGDAQLTDAFLAGFQVGYVHSDLRFKDAADSSGFSDAFLGGLYASVASGGFYFDGLVQAGAAVNHLDRRIAFGGVSREPSGAYTSFLFGGSLATGYEWTFGAWKAGPVGTLDYGYVNTPGFAESDPDLGLTVSGFSGNSLKSGLGAKVTGTFALGETTTITPDVSLRWGHEFLNDSQTISARFNGSPTSGFSSKTGDPARDVMLLDAGVSVGVTAATSLYARYSGQFLGQGAQTQAGAVGIRYEF; the protein is encoded by the coding sequence AGCCCAGAGCACGGGCGACAACGCTACGGCCATCGCGTCGGCGGGTTCTCTGGCCATCGACGCCTTCGGCTACGCCGGCAACGCCACGGCCGAGGCCGGAGGCGACGGGGCCTTCGGCATCAGGGGCGACACAGGGTTGTCCATCGGTTCCATGGATGGCGTCGTTTCTGCCCAGGCCGCAGGCGACGGGGCCTTCGGACTTTCTTCCGGCGGTTCGGTGAGCATCGGGTCGTGGCGCCAGGGGGCGGTCATGGCCGTTGCGGGCGGCAGCAACGCCTCCGGAGTCTCCGCTGGCGGCGATCTGACCCTGGGGACCATGTCCTATGGACAGATCATGGCCACGACCTTGGGCAGCGACGCCTGCGGCCTGTCCGCCGCAGGCGACATCGCCATCGGAACCATGACGGATACGCTCATCGTTGCCCAGGCAGGAACCGGAGATGCCTACGGCATCGTGTCCCAGGGGAATCTGACCATCACAACCCTGGGCGAAGGCATTATCTACGCCTTGACCCCCGGAGACAGGGCCTATGCCCTCTCCGCCGTGGGCGACGTATCCATCGGTCGGCTGGAGGGTGCGGTGGTCGGCGTCGCACAGGGCGACGACGCCGTGGGCATCCTCGGCAACGGCGCGGTGACCATCGGGACGCTCGCCGAAGACGCTGTCGTCGGGGCTTCTGCCGACTCCGGATCCATCGCCATCGACGCCATGAACGGGGACATCACCGTGGACGCCCTGCAGGGAATAGTGATGGCCATCGCTGAGTCCGGCGAGGCCGTGGGGTTGCGCACGGATGCCGGATACCACGTGGTCATCGGCGGCATGTCCAGCGACGGGTACATCCAGGTCGTGTCCGACGTCGGCAGCGCCTTCGGCATCGCCTCCGGGGGCGATGTGGTCCTTGGCGGCCTAAGCGGGACTGTCGACGTTTTCTCCGGGGGAAACACGGCCGTGGGCATCCAGGCCCAGGGCGGCATCCACGGCGCAGGCGGCGGCAGTGCGATCCTCTCCGGCGAGGTGTCGGCCGAGGCCGAGGGCCTCGCCGTGGCCGTGGCGGCGGCCGGTCCCATGGACCTGTACGTGACCGGCGTCCTGGCGGGCGTGGACGCCTCGGGCGGCGGCCAGGGCTACGCCATTCGGGCCGGGGTCTCGGACGGGGCCGGGGGATGGATCGTAGGCACAGCCGACAACCGCGTGAGCCTGGGGACCGGGGCCACGCTTTTTGGCGCGGTGGACCTGGGGATCGGTGGGAACAACACCCTGGGGCTCGTGGGCACGGGTGCGGTGGACAACCTGTTTCTGGGCGTGGACCATCTGGTGGCCGGGGACGGTCTTTCGGCCGCCAACTGGAACCTCTCCCTTTCGGCGGGCAATGCTTCGATCTTCGGCGATCTGGCCGTCGGCGTCCTGGCCACGCTTCGCATCAACGAAAACGTGACCATCACGGGCGACACGCAAAACGACGGCTCGCTCGTTATCGACCTGGGCGCGGACAAGACCTACGGCGGCGACATTACCGGCACGGGCAGCCTGATAAAAGACGGCGACGCCGTGCTGACCCTGGCCGGAGACAATTCCTATTCCGGCGGGACCGCCGTCATGGAAGGGCTTTTGCGGGTGACCGGAACCCTGGACTCCTCGCAATACCACATCTTTTCCGGGGCGGCCTTCCAGACCTGGCAGGACGTCACCCTGCATCGGACGTCCCTGGTGGCCGGAACCCTGACCGCGCCCCTGGTGGCCGTGGCCGGTGACGGCACGCTTCTGGGGACCGGGACCATCAACGGCAACGTGGTCAATAACGGCGTGATCGCCCCGGGAACCTCCATCGGGACCATGACCGTCAACGGGAACCTGACCCTGGCCGGGGGCGGCGTCCTGGCCATGGAGATCAATCCCTTCGCCTCGGACCTGATGCTGGTCTCGGGCCTGACCACCCTGGGCGGAGCCCTGAGCCTGGACGTGGCCCAGGGATTTTACCGGCAGGGGCAAAGCTATACCCTGATCTCCTCGGCGGGCGGCCTGGCGGGCGGCTTTCAGAATGTCGCCGCCAGCGGCAGCCCGTTCCTTGTTTTTTCCCTGAGCACCACCGCCACCGACGTCACGGCCACGGTGAACCGTCTGCCCTACACCATCGCCGCCGCCAGCGGAAACGCCGCGGCCGCCGGGCTGGGCCTGACCGGGGCCACGCTTGCCGCCACCCCGGCCTTGCAGCAGATTCTGGGCAGCGTGGACTTCATGTCCACAGCCCAGGTTTCCGAGGGGCTGGCGCAACTGTCGCCCGAGCCCTACAGCGCCCTGGTGGAGACGTCGTTTTCGGCCATGCGGCTTTTTTCGGACACCATCCGCGACCGGGCCTACGCCAAGCGCCGGGGTGGGGAGACGCTGCTTGCGGCCTTTCCCGGCGGGGACATCAGCCGCCTGCCGCAACTGGCCTCTTCCGGGGGCCTGCGCGACATCGGCGGGACGGGAGCGGGGCAGGCTGGGGCAGGCGACGGATTCGGGCTTTTCGTCAAGCCCGTGGGCCAGTACCAGACCTTTGACAACGGGCATAACCGCACGGGGTTCCAGTCCTGGCAGTACGGGGTGATGGCGGGCGGCGACGCGCAACTGACGGACGCCTTCCTGGCCGGATTCCAGGTGGGCTATGTGCATTCCGACCTGCGCTTCAAGGATGCGGCCGACTCGTCGGGCTTCTCCGACGCCTTCCTGGGCGGCCTCTACGCCTCGGTCGCGTCCGGCGGGTTCTATTTCGATGGGCTGGTCCAGGCCGGGGCGGCGGTGAACCATCTGGATCGCAGGATTGCCTTCGGGGGCGTGTCGCGGGAACCCTCGGGGGCCTATACCTCGTTTCTGTTCGGGGGGTCGCTGGCCACGGGCTATGAATGGACCTTCGGGGCCTGGAAGGCCGGTCCCGTGGGCACCCTGGACTACGGCTACGTGAATACCCCGGGATTTGCGGAATCCGACCCCGATCTGGGGCTCACGGTGAGCGGATTTTCAGGGAACAGCCTGAAAAGCGGCCTGGGGGCCAAGGTCACGGGAACCTTCGCCCTGGGGGAGACGACCACCATCACCCCGGACGTGTCGCTGCGCTGGGGCCACGAATTTTTAAACGACAGCCAGACCATTTCGGCCCGGTTCAACGGTTCGCCGACCTCGGGATTCTCCTCGAAAACCGGCGATCCGGCCCGGGACGTCATGTTGCTCGACGCCGGAGTGAGCGTGGGCGTGACGGCCGCGACCTCGCTGTACGCCCGCTATTCCGGCCAGTTCCTGGGGCAGGGCGCCCAGACCCAGGCCGGGGCCGTGGGGATTCGGTACGAGTTTTAA